ACCTCTTTTATGAATAGGACAATCTTCTCGTGAGCGGGTAACATCTCCTCTGCCACGGGAATACGGTTCGCTGCAAGTGCGCGGGCAAAACAGTAGATATAGAGAACGGCAGCATCTTCCTCACCGATGACAATACCGCTCCTTCCCGCCATTCTGCCACCACGCTCGAAAAGGTGTAGCGCCGCCTCCCGAATCCGACGGAGCCGATAGTCATCAGACGCAACATTCAGACAGCGAAGCAGGTCGGCCTGTGCTTTTTCCATCAGGGCAAAGGAGCAGCGTAAATACCTTACCTGAGGGTCCGCGCCCCACTCGTCTCTTTCTGTCATCATTTCTCCTTGAAGTGAATTAATGGTATCAAGTCAGGAAATGTCTGTCAACTCCATATTGTCCATTGCGATCCCTGCGGGTTCCCGGTTCTGCTTCCAAGCCTTCACGTACCCGTGATAAAAGCAGCCTTCATTTGTGAAACAAATAAGCCTGGAAAACAAGAAAAATATTCGGAAAAGTACTACAAATTGAAGACGATCAGTTTATTTCTTTTTGTGCGGCAAAAAGACTCAGAAAGACGGGCTTTGCAGTGGATAACGGTGCCAATGGAGAGGATGGGCTCTCCACCTGGCCCTTCTGCCGTCACCGTAGACTTGATGTCACCGAAACTTGAAAGGCTTTCCCTCATTGTCAAGTTGAAAAAAAGACAAAGCTCAAAATCCTAACAATAATCCCCAGCGCGAGATACCCGATGGACGACCACATATAAGGCCCGCACACAGGAAGCACCATTACTACCCAAGCCCTTTGCCTTCTCCGAGTTTCTTGTGCGTGCATGTGATGGTCCTGAGGACCGGTCCCCGGACACCACCGATCTACCACACTCAATGTAGCCAACCTCGACATAGATCTTCCGCTGCGGCTGACGACGACCCGTTCCGTATACAAACTTACGATTTTGTCTGTATTCTTCAGCGCATAAAGACCACCGGATATCGGCCTTTAGATAAGTTTCGATGAAAATAAGCCTTCTATTTTTCAATATGCGTTGAATACACTTTTTGGGCAATTGAGTTCTGACGAAACCCTATGTCCGCGATAATAAAAGGCAATATGAAAGGGGAATTATCTTTAACTAATTTTTCCAGATTCATCGCCATCTTCTCGATCATTTGGAATATCTGTCTAATGATTTTATTAACGTCCGGAGAGAGTGTGGCTGAGTAGGGAGCATGCTGCCGACGCCCAATTAAGTGTTTAAAAAAACTTGACTATTTCGCTTCGCTGTCTTTCATCATCTCCTGGACCTTCTGTTTCACCGAATTGAGATTGAGCTGGTAGGGATGTCTAGATTGCCCGGTGGTGTAGTACCTTGACAGCTATGACAAATATGCGGACTTGGTCCAGAATATCGCAAGTTCTTGTCAAATTCGTTCCTACCATCAGGGCTTCAATTTCTTTATGAAGACCGGAAACATTCTATTTTCTTTACAATGGAGCTCCAGATGGATAAAATATTTCTAATGAATCAGCGCATGCGTTTTGTGACAGTAGTTTCGTCGTTCATTCTCACAGTGAGTCTCGTGTTTTGTTTATCCGCCCAAGAAAAAAATCTACCTCTCCCGAATGCTGATCAGCCGCCTTCTATGGGGACAGGCAATATAAAGGTCCGTCTCTACGCAGACTATTACTGCTCCCCCTGCAGGGCTTTTGAACCCAAAGCCGAGCCTGTCATTGCCGACTTAGTGAAGCGGAACATTGTGACCATCACATTCATCGACACCCCGTTTCACAAATATTCTTCTCTTTATACAAGGTATTTTCTGTATATCTTTCACGAAAAAAAGGATCCTGCCTACCTGTTCAGAGCGAGGAATGTGCTCTTTGAGGCATCTAAAGAAAACGTTAAAAAAAGTATTTACAGTATCACCGATCCGAAAAAACTGGAAGAACACCTCGGGAAGAATGACATACATTTCAAGCCCTACGATGTGACACCCGTTTTCACCGCCCTTGAAGGATACCTTGAGGAGGACAAGATCATGGAAACTCCCTCCTGTGTGATAATAAACGGGGACAAAAAAGAATTTTACAAGGGCGGGGCTAATATCTTGAAGGCCCTCAGCAGTCTCAAATAAGTACCTTAAGTTTTCTCCGGCGCCACGCGCGTGATCGGCCGGTAAGAACCTCTATGTAATGGAATTCAAAGAGATTCTTCTCATTCATCTCGGGGGGCTTGGCGATTTTTGCCTTTCCGAGTCAACGTTCCTTTCCATTACCCGACATTTCCGGGAGTCAGTGGTGGGTCTCGGGACCAGGAGATTCTTCAATCTCTTCAAAAATTACTTCGATCGGATCCACAACATCGAATCAGCCCGTTGGCTATATCTCTTTTCAAACAGGCCAACGGACATCCTCTGGGAAAAGATCATTTTCATCGGCAAAGACCGTGCAGGCACTCTCAGAGAGCGATGGCAGCGCTTCTCTAGGACCGACCTCCTCTTCATCGACATGTATCCCGAGGGTGCCTTTGGCGATCTGGAAGACTGCCTTTGGATGTCTAATTCCAGCTTCCCTCAGAAAGATGATAAAGCTGTG
This Syntrophobacterales bacterium DNA region includes the following protein-coding sequences:
- a CDS encoding DsbA family protein, with translation MDKIFLMNQRMRFVTVVSSFILTVSLVFCLSAQEKNLPLPNADQPPSMGTGNIKVRLYADYYCSPCRAFEPKAEPVIADLVKRNIVTITFIDTPFHKYSSLYTRYFLYIFHEKKDPAYLFRARNVLFEASKENVKKSIYSITDPKKLEEHLGKNDIHFKPYDVTPVFTALEGYLEEDKIMETPSCVIINGDKKEFYKGGANILKALSSLK